ATATACGCACTGGTTTAAAGGGTGCATAAGGGCAACCTAAGAACTCTGGTTTATTTTtacacagaaatattttctgtgaaAACAGGATCCCTCATACCTTTGTAGCCCTTCTTACTAGGTTTTCAGGGGTTTCACTAAGGACAAAAGCATTCCTTTCTTGATACCTCATAAAATTTACCACAGTTAAATAACACCCACTGTTTTCTTGGTAAGAAACACTGCAAAGAtgagaaaatatgcaaatacgGCATTCTTAGGATATTAGAAACCCTCCTGCTTCTAAATTCACAGGCATCTGGTATAACTTTCAAGGGAGCAAGCTTCTTAACTGTTGTAAGCCACTTGAAGAGCCACTTTAAATATCAAGCCAACGTCACAAGTGGGTTAATTACTGAGGGCACAATTGCAGGCGCCTATTCAATCCTAAATCATGGATgaacatttgtcatttttatttctgtgtaataAAATGGAACCAGCTTCAACAATTGGTCTTTCAAAGAGTAAGGGCATCATGTTGTTTGTAAACATAGAACCAATTTCTCTATAATGTCCCATAACtaagaggctttaaaaaaaacaaaacaaaaaaacccgacAAACcgtcagcattttaaaataacaacgctgactaggcgggcagatcacgaggtcaggagatcgagaccatcctagctaacatggcgaaacccagtttctactgaaaatacaaagaattagccaggcatggtggcatgagcctgaaatcccagctacttgggaggctgaggcaggagaattgcttgaacttgggaggtggaggttgcagtgaactgagattgtgccactgcactccagcctgggtgacagagcaagactctgtcttaaaaaaataaaataaaataataacactaTTACTAACGTTCTTGAAAATATAACTTACAGTTTTTAGTTAAGTCTCACTCTAGTTCTATGTGTGGGAGCCGAGAATGTAAAGCTTGAATTAGgccggacatagtggctcatgtctgtaatcccagcactttgggaggcccaggagggtggatcacctgaggtcaggagttcaagaccagcctggccaacatggcaaaaccccatctctactaaaatacaaaaattagccgggtgtggtggcacacccctgtagtcccagctactggggaggctgaggcacaggaatagcttgaacctggatgcggaggctgtagtgagctgagttggcaccactgcactccagtctgagagacagagtgagattctgtctcttaaaaaaaaaaaaaagaagagaaaagcttGAATTAACAGCAAGAGGTAGCAAAAGCCAGAAGCAGCCGAGAAAGACTTTTGAGGTATCTCCTAAGATAGAGACCTGTGTCATTCACTTCATCTTCGCAGCCTTCCTCAACTTCctttcctacattttttttttttttttttttttttgagacaaggtctcactctgacacccatgctggactgcagtggtgcaatcataactcactgcagcctcaacctgctgggtCCAAGCAATCtttttgcctcaacctcccaagtagttgggactataggcatgtgccaccatgcctggctaatttttttttcatgttttgtagagacagagtttcaccatgttgcccaggctgatcttgaatttctgcctcttcaatcctcctgccttagcctcccaaagtgctgggattacaggcatgaggcactgtccCGGGCCCCTTcccatattttgatattttgacagAATGAATCCCAACAACCCCTGATACAGGATTATCTATTATTGGGGGATTATCTATTCATAGTCTTACAGTGCTGGTGTTATCTGCCCAGCAACAATGCATTCTCCCTTCTGGTTACTTTTGGGAAACAACCTCTCCACCAGACTCAGTCACGAGTTTCAGGAGAGACTGTCCCCACTCTGCATCTTCAAGGATAGACATGATCAGAGCTAATCGGTGCCAACTCCAAGACTTTTGCTGGCCAAAGAGGCTCTTTTCTTCTGGGGTTCCTGACTAGTAGGAGGTAAGCTGGAAAGTTAAGAAGCTGCCACATAGGGAGAGCACACCTGAGACTGAAGCCAACACAGGACAATGGAGCTGAGAGACTGAGGCCTCATGataggtgtttttctttttttttttgagatggagttttgctcttgttacccaggctggagtgcaatggcgcgatctcggctcaccgcaacctccgcctcctgggttcaggcaattctcctgcctcagcctcctgagtagctgggattacaggcacacgccaccatgcccagctaatgttttgtatttttagtagagacggggtttcaccatgttgaccaggatggtctcgatctctcgaccttgtgatccacccacctcggcctcccaaagtgctgggattacaggcttgagccaccgcgcccggcccgatagGTGTTTTTCAACACCTGGACCCAGCCATCTACTTTTGACTTTTTAGTTACATTACCAATAAATTTTCCCTTTTGCTTAAGTGGGTGTGAATTAGGTTCCTAGTTAATATAAGCATATTTCACATTGTATAATAAATACTGTCTACCCAGCCCCCTACCTCACCCATATACAGAGCTTCTTGGGACCTGTCAGGGACTGGATCTAATTGTCTGTGTGGACCAAGGGCCTAGCATAGTGTCAAGAGAGTAAACAATAATTGCTGACAACGAATGAGTTAATAGCCATCAGGGCTGTTGTAAGACTTTCTAGGATCTCTCACTTAATTGTTAAGATTCACTTagggtggttggcaaaatattaagggaaatattagATTATAATCTAAtcttataactttccctaatatttcccttaatattttgccaaccaccctCAGTGAATTCTAACACTTAATTCCTTTAGCAACCCTATAAAGTAGATACTATTTAATATTGCctgattttacaaataaggaattTGTGGCAtcgaggttaaataacttgcccaggcAGGGCAAAAGAGATGGTAATTTTCAGAACCAGCCTCAttaaacaaatgacaaaattacagtAATGGCTACTATAAAAAGTGGATTGCCAACCTTGTAATTTTATGCTCCAAAAACAATTAAGATAGTTTgaaaggccagacatggtggctcatagttgtaatcccagctttgggaagctgaggcaggaggcttgtttgaagccaggactttgagaccagcccgtGACATATGGCAAgagcctcatctctaaaaaatgtttttttaattggccaggtgtggtggcatgggcctgtattcctggctacttgggaggctgatacaggaggattgcttgagcccaggagttcaaggctgcaatgaactatgatagaaccactatattccagcctgggtaacagagtgagacccctgtctctaaaaataaataaataaaaaataacagtttgGAAATTATTCCTTCAGATTTTTACTGCATACATAcactacaacaacaacaataacaatagctACCATTTCTATAGTGCTTTCTATGTGTCAAGCACAGTTCTAAGAGTCATACACATTAATCTTTCAACCCTTTACTTTCTTCCCcaatttatagaggaaaaaacAGGCAGAGGTTAAGCAGAAGGTGAAGGCAAAGAAGGTGAGTGGGACTTGAACTTGGGTATTCTGGCTGCAGAGTCTGTGTTCTGCCCATGATACTGTTCTGCTGTGATCAGGATCAGTATtcaataagcaaatgaatgaaagGGGAGGCAGTCAATCCACTGCAAGGAGAGGGAAGGCCCAGTAAGAAAACTGGACTGTTTCTTAGCTTAAGTCAAATACTTACTCAGTACAGTTCCCATATGTGTTGCAGACAAAACAATGTTAGAATGTAAGCTTTTAAAGACTGCTAGCCAATTACATCGTCTGAGGGATTACCTGCCATCTGAGATTCTTCTACACCACAGCATCCTGTATTGGCAAACGTGGTGGGCAGTATTAGATTTGCCTCCCCAGCATTCATTCCAGCCCTCCCTCTGCTACTGATGATCCCGAGCTTACAATGATTCAAGGCAGGATTTTTCAGGTTTATGATGGTATAAAAGCAACACACATTCACTAGAAATTGTACCTTGAGCACCGGTACAACCATTCTGCTTTGCAATTTCAGTACAATATTCAGTAAATTACACAAgatattcaatactttattataaaacagtCTTTGTGTTAGATTATTTCACCCAGTTGTAGGCTAATCTAAGCATTCTGGGCATGTTTAAGGCAGTCTAAGTTATGGTGCTTGGTATTTCAAATTACAATGAATTTATTAGGACATAATTTATACATTGAGGAATATCTGTACATAGCAGAGTTTGGATGAGACTGTCCCACTGCCAACTCTGGATGTGGACCAGTCAGTATAATCAGTGTAATCCTTCCCACCCCAATGACTGGTTCTGCAATGGGCAGTAACCCAAGCCTGTAACAATTAGTGCCAGGCATTCCCTGACTGCAGAGGCTGTTCAAGTTAGCTCCAGCTGAGTGATGCTCTGGGCTTCTTTTTACTAGGGGAAATGTCACCCCTCAGCCTTCATGAAAGAGGAAGCCCTTGCTACTCTTCCAAATGTCTGCTACCATGCAGGAAGCCTAAGGACAAAGCCAATACATACAGGAAGGCAAAACCAAGAGAACAGCTACATGGTCAAACCCAAGTGTGACTGAAGCACAATCTACGTTGTGGACTTGTTACATAAGACGATGTATTTCCTTTATTACTTAAGCCCATGTGAACTGGGTCTTTTGGCATTTTAGCATTTCAGCTGTAgagtaaggaaaataaaaactagacTTAGTGCACCATTATGCAAGAGAAGTTCGGAAAAGcaaaaactcactggtaatattCCAGGACTGGCTTTGTTTGGTCTTCATAAGCCTTTAGTCTCTTGATGACGGTCTCTGGTTTATCATCCTCACGCTGGATGAGAGGCTCTCCAGTCAGATCATCAATGCCCTAAACAGGATTAGAAGAGACTAGTATCAGCTATCATatttctgaaggatattttcataagcagttcaattatttttaaacagacatCTCTGTGCAAGTGCCAAGCACAAATATGtgctaacttttaaataaatgaaatccaacCTCAGGACAGATCATCGCCAACAGAAACAGGAGACGCCAGTTTCATTTCCATAGTTATCAGTCACTTTAGCCTTGGAGTAAAAGGTTTTCTAAGCAGGCTGTAAGTTCACATATGTACAAAGAGATTCAGTTATAAACTGGGAATCTCAACTGTAAGTCCTAAATAAACCAAGGTGTTATGAATCTCTATCAGCCCAACTCCTAACACACTCCTTGGCCTAGGAGGAAATCAACAAATGTTTTTGAATGAGTAACAAACCCCTGTTGCTCCTGGGGCACCTTAACACCAAGCTCAGTGGAGTAGATCACTCAACTATACCAAGTAACCTGAGAATATACCCTCAGGAGTTTTGGTCAGGCAGAGGATTTCTAAGTTCACAAAACTTATGTCTGTGAGGGCAAGAGGACTCAGGAACAGTCTGCTATAGAACAGTTCCACAACAATTACTCACCACAGTTTTGGGAGGGTTGAATTCAATGTTGTAGACTCGGCCACTGGCAGGATGAATCCAGCGAGCAGTAAGGCGTTGTTTAATGACCTCAAAGGGCACATTCAGGTTAATCACTGTGTCGATCTGATAAGTTCTATCTAGAGCTTCTGCCTGTGGAAGTGTCCTTGGAAAacctatataaaagaaaaaagaaaaagaaaaaagaaagaaagcagagggagagaggtagagagagaagaaagaaaaagaaagacttaatGTTTACAATCATTATGTTAACTTAATGTTAACAATCAGAACAAAAGGAATGAGGCTCACCAGGCAGGTTGATCACAGCTGCAGGGCAACTGTGATGGTTACCTGTCAACTGGACTAGGGCAtgagtgcccagatatttggcaAATATTATTCTTGGCATATCTGTCAGGCTGCTCTTGTTATGAAATTATCATGTAAATAGGCAGACTGAATAAAGTATATTGCCCTTCCTGATGTGGGTGAGTCTTATCTAATCAATTttaaggcctgaatagaacaaaaggctgaCCTTTACCCAAATAATGGAGAATTCCTCCTGCCTGCTACCTCTAACTGGGACACAGGCCTTTTCTTGTCTTTGAACTCAAACTGAACTCATGATCTTCGCTCAAACTCTAGaggttggccgggcatggtggctcacgcctgtaatcccagcattttgggaggctgaggtgggcagatcacctgagattaggagttcaagactagcctggccaatatggtgaaaacccatctctacaaaaatacaaaaattagcctggcatgatgctgggtccctgtagtcccagctacttgggaggctggggctggagaatcgcctgaacccaggaggcagagggtgctgtgagccgagatcatgccattctactccagcccgggtgacagagcaagactccttctcaaaaacaaacaaacaaatgaacaaacaaaaactccataTTTCTGAAATATGACAAAATGAAGCTAAAGTTCAGCTAAAGGAAAATTATTAATGCAAAAGAACAAACCCTAACAGATGTGTTATACAGCTAAATGATGTGATTCAAAAATAGAGAGGCAAATGTACCTGATGAGTGAATTCAGAAATATACCCAAGCATATTtgggaatttaaaatatttggatcaAAAATGTTTGACTTTGCAATTTTGTTACTTGTTACTAAGGACATTTTGTCCAgaataccagaaaaaaattaaaattggtagaaataatatattttcaaaagcaacaaaagttaggccaggtgtggtggctcacccctgtaatcccagcactttgagaggccaaggcaggaggatcacttgagcccaggagtttgacaccagactgggcaacacagcaagactccttc
The sequence above is a segment of the Saimiri boliviensis isolate mSaiBol1 chromosome 2, mSaiBol1.pri, whole genome shotgun sequence genome. Coding sequences within it:
- the AK3 gene encoding GTP:AMP phosphotransferase AK3, mitochondrial isoform X3, whose product is MGASARLLRAVIMGAPGSGKGTVSSRITKHFELKHLSSGDLLRDNMLRGTEIGVLAKAFIDQGKLIPDDVMTRLALHELKNLTQYNWLLDGFPRTLPQAEALDRTYQIDTVINLNVPFEVIKQRLTARWIHPASGRVYNIEFNPPKTVGIDDLTGEPLIQREDDKPETVIKRLKAYEDQTKPVLEYYQMLWCRRISDGR
- the AK3 gene encoding GTP:AMP phosphotransferase AK3, mitochondrial isoform X4, which gives rise to MTRLALHELKNLTQYNWLLDGFPRTLPQAEALDRTYQIDTVINLNVPFEVIKQRLTARWIHPASGRVYNIEFNPPKTVGIDDLTGEPLIQREDDKPETVIKRLKAYEDQTKPVLEYYQKKGVLETFSGTETNKIWPYVYAFLQTKVPQTSQNASVTP